A genomic window from Triticum urartu cultivar G1812 chromosome 7, Tu2.1, whole genome shotgun sequence includes:
- the LOC125523146 gene encoding uncharacterized protein LOC125523146 — MALIDWIELSDDAEIIELSSSEENVEEYQEASTQSNSAQHQATLHDDQTMFVTEGERREEATESGNAEEATASSSVTEKESGNPEEATVSETCPHTPTAVVTPKESGNPDEATVSQTCPHTTTAVTFPGPDPLSPKALTFQACVAKPRRAKAKRRRKLFHADTPWTWRSPRLEDKHKGRRRPVEELAVERKASAMPEEEEQKNTSARSRRKCKVFGKRCNLGR, encoded by the exons ATGGCGCTGATCGATTGGATAGAACTGAGTGATGATGCAGAGATTATTGAATTGAGCAGTAGCGAGGAGAATGTCGAAGAATATCAGGAAGCTTCCACACAGAGCAACTCAGCTCAGCACCAAGCTACATTGCATGATGATCAGACCATGTTTGTCACAGAAGGTGAACGAAGGGAAGAGGCTACCGAATCTGGAAATGCAGAGGAAGCTACTGCATCCTCCTCCGTTACTGAAAAAGAGTCTGGAAATCCAGAGGAAGCTACTGTATCAGAGACTTGTCCTCACACTCCAACAGCCGTTGTTACTCCAAAAGAGTCCGGAAATCCAGATGAAGCTACTGTATCACAAACTTGTCCTCACACTACAACAGCTGTGACGTTCCCCG GACCTGATCCCCTCTCTCCGAAGGCTCTGACTTTTCAAGCCTGTGTCGCCAAGCCGCGGAGAGCGAAGGCGAAACGTCGCAGGAAGCTCTTCCACGCCGATACACCTTGGACTTGGAGGAGCCCTAGGCTTGAAGACAAGCATAAAGGTCGTAGAAGGCCCGTGGAAGAGCTGGCAGTTGAGCGCAAGGCTTCTGCCATGCCGGAAGAAGAAGAACAGAAGAACACCTCGGCTAGGAGCCGGAGGAAATGCAAGGTGTTCGGCAAACGGTGTAACCTCGGCAGATAG